In Streptomyces sp. TLI_146, the genomic stretch CGCACTACCGCTGGTAGTCGCAACCCACATCGAGACCGAGAGAAGACTGAGCCGATATGGCTACCACTTCGCTTGACCTGGCCAAGGTGCGCAACATCGGCATCATGGCCCACATCGACGCGGGCAAGACGACCACCACCGAGCGAATCCTGTTCTACACCGGTGTTTCCTACAAGATCGGTGAAGTCCACGACGGCGCTGCCACGATGGACTGGATGGAGCAGGAGCAGGAGCGCGGCATCACCATCACGTCCGCCGCGACGACCTGCCACTGGCCGCTCGAGGACGTCGACCACACCATCAACATCATCGACACCCCGGGTCACGTGGACTTCACGGTCGAGGTGGAGCGTTCGCTCCGCGTCCTCGACGGTGCCGTCACCGTGTTCGACGGTGTCGCCGGTGTGGAGCCGCAGTCCGAGACGGTTTGGCGTCAGGCCGACCGTTACGGCGTGCCGCGCATCTGCTTCGTCAACAAGCTCGACCGCACCGGCGCCGAGTTCCACCGCTGCGTCGACATGATCGTGGACCGCCTCGGCGCGACCCCGATCGTGATGCAGCTGCCGATCGGTGCCGAGGCCGACTTCAAGGGCGTTGTGGACCTGGTCCGCATGAAGGCCCTGGTCTGGTCCGCGGAAGCGACCAAGGGCGAGATGTACGACGTCGTCGACATCCCGGCCACGCACACCGAGGCCGCTGAAGAGTGGCGCGGCAAGCTGGTCGAGACCGTCGCGGAGAACGACGAAGAGATCATGGAGCTCTTCCTCGAGGGCGTCGAGCCCACCGAGGAGCAGCTGTACGCCGCGGTCCGTCGTATCACCATCGCGTCCGGCAAGGGCGGGGACACCACGGTGACCCCCGTCTTCTGCGGCACCGCGTTCAAGAACAAGGGCGTTCAGCCCCTGCTCGACGCGGTCGTGCGCTACCTGCCTTCGCCCCTGGACGTCGAGGCCATCGAGGGCCACGACGTCAAGGACGCCGAGGTCGTCGTCAAGCGCAAGCCGTCGGACGACGAGCCGCTGTCGGCCCTCGCGTTCAAGATCGCGAGCGACCCGCACCTCGGCAAGCTCACCTTCATCCGGATCTACTCCGGTCGCCTGGAGGCCGGCACCTCGGTGCTGAACTCCGTCAAGGGCAAGAAGGAGCGCATCGGCAAGATCTACCGTATGCACGCGAACAAGCGTGAGGAGATCGAAGCGGTGGGCGCCGGCGACATCGTCGCCGTCATGGGCCTGAAGCAGACCACCACCGGTGAGACGCTGTGCGACGAGAAGAACCCGGTCATCCTGGAGTCCATGGACTTCCCGGCGCCGGTCATCCAGGTCGCCATCGAGCCCAAGTCCAAGGGTGACCAGGAGAAGCTGGGTGTCGCCATCCAGCGTCTCGCGGAGGAGGACCCCTCCTTCCAGGTGCACTCGGACGAGGAGACCGGCCAGACCATCATCGGTGGTATGGGCGAGCTCCACCTCGACGTCCTCGTCGACCGTATGCGTCGCGAGTTCAAGGTCGAGGCCAACGTCGGCAAGCCGCAGGTCGCGTACCGCGAGACGATCCGCAAGACCGTCGAGCGTCACGACTACACCCACAAGAAGCAGACCGGTGGTACCGGTCAGTTCGCCAAGGTGCAGATCGCGATCGAGCCCATCGAGGGCGGCGAGGCGTCGTACGAGTTCGTGAACAAGGTCACCGGTGGCCGCATCCCCCGGGAGTACATCCCGTCGGTGGACGCGGGTGCGCAGGAGGCCATGCAGTTCGGCATCCTGGCCGGCTACGAGATGACTGGCGTCCGCGTCATCCTTCTCGACGGTGGCTACCACGAGGTCGACTCCTCCGAGCTCGCGTTCAAGATCGCCGGTTCGCAGGCCTTCAAGGAGGCCGCGCGCAAGGCTTCGCCCGTGCTCCTCGAGCCGATGATGTCCGTCGAGGTCACCACGCCCGAGGACTACATGGGTGAAGTCATCGGCGACATCAACTCCCGCCGTGGCCAGATCCAGGCCATGGAGGAGCGCAGCGGCGCTCGCGTCGTGAAGGGCCTCGTGCCCCTCTCGGAGATGTTCGGCTACGTCGGAGACCTCCGCAGCAAGACCTCGGGTCGCGCAAGCTACTCGATGCAGTTCGACTCCTACGCCGAGGTTCCGCGGAACGTCGCCGAGGAGATCATCGCGAAGGCCAAGGGCGAGTAACTCTTCCGAGTTCGATCGCTTTAGGCTTGTCATCGGAGTCCGGGCGGGCATTCGCCGCAATGCGAGAGTATTGCGGCGAATGCCCCCGGCCCCGGCATCCCAGCAAAGATCACCTGGCGCCGATGAAGCAAGGCGTACAGAACCACT encodes the following:
- the fusA gene encoding elongation factor G gives rise to the protein MATTSLDLAKVRNIGIMAHIDAGKTTTTERILFYTGVSYKIGEVHDGAATMDWMEQEQERGITITSAATTCHWPLEDVDHTINIIDTPGHVDFTVEVERSLRVLDGAVTVFDGVAGVEPQSETVWRQADRYGVPRICFVNKLDRTGAEFHRCVDMIVDRLGATPIVMQLPIGAEADFKGVVDLVRMKALVWSAEATKGEMYDVVDIPATHTEAAEEWRGKLVETVAENDEEIMELFLEGVEPTEEQLYAAVRRITIASGKGGDTTVTPVFCGTAFKNKGVQPLLDAVVRYLPSPLDVEAIEGHDVKDAEVVVKRKPSDDEPLSALAFKIASDPHLGKLTFIRIYSGRLEAGTSVLNSVKGKKERIGKIYRMHANKREEIEAVGAGDIVAVMGLKQTTTGETLCDEKNPVILESMDFPAPVIQVAIEPKSKGDQEKLGVAIQRLAEEDPSFQVHSDEETGQTIIGGMGELHLDVLVDRMRREFKVEANVGKPQVAYRETIRKTVERHDYTHKKQTGGTGQFAKVQIAIEPIEGGEASYEFVNKVTGGRIPREYIPSVDAGAQEAMQFGILAGYEMTGVRVILLDGGYHEVDSSELAFKIAGSQAFKEAARKASPVLLEPMMSVEVTTPEDYMGEVIGDINSRRGQIQAMEERSGARVVKGLVPLSEMFGYVGDLRSKTSGRASYSMQFDSYAEVPRNVAEEIIAKAKGE